One genomic segment of Vulpes vulpes isolate BD-2025 chromosome 2, VulVul3, whole genome shotgun sequence includes these proteins:
- the GPATCH8 gene encoding G patch domain-containing protein 8 isoform X4: MGMGRMEMELDYAEDATERRRVLEVEKEDTEELRQKYKDYVDKEKAIAKALEDLRANFYCELCDKQYQKHQEFDNHINSYDHAHKQRLKDLKQREFARNVSSRSRKDEKKQEKALRRLHELAEQRKQAECAPGSGPMFRPTTVAVDEEGGDDDKDESATNSGTSATATCGPGSEFSTDKGGPFTAVQITNTTGLTQAPGLASQGISFGIKNNVGTPLQKLGVSFSFAKKAPVKLESIASVFKDHAEEGTSEDGSKADEKGSDQGLQKMGDSDGSSNLDGKKDDEDPQDGGSLASTLSKLKRMKREEGAGAAEPEYYHYIPPAHCKVKPNFPFLLFMRASEQMEGDNSIHPKNALESKKSSSPKPKGCVKVAVSQGAEKTVDEVSEQQTETSVTEPSEPGSKAETKKSSGGDVSEQDVESASQKVSENQMCESNPSKETSQITTAGKESQEGPKHPTGPFFPVLSKDESTALQWPSELLIFTKAEPSISYSCNPLYFDFKLSRNKDARAKGTEKPKDIGSSKDHLQGLDAGEPNKIKEGGENIEHSSGGRMDAPASGSACSNLNKQEPGGSQGSETEDTGRSLPSKKERSGKSHRHKKKKKHKKSNKHKRKHKADPEEKSSKTESGEKSKKRKKRKRKKNKSSAPADSERGPKPEPPGSGSPAPPRRRRRAQDASQRRPLPAEEGSSGKKDEGGGGGDSQDHGGRKHRGEPLTSSCQRRTSTKRSSRSSHRSRPSSGDEDSDDASSHRLHQKSPSQYSEEEEEEEDSGSEQSRSRSRSGRRHSSHRSSRRSYSSSSDASSDQSCYSRQRSYSDDSYSDYSDRSRRHSKRSHDSDDSDYASSKHRSKRHKYSSSDDDYSLSCSQSRSRSRSHTRERSRSRGRSRSSSCSRSRSKRRSRSTTAHSWQRSRSYSRDRSRSTRSPSQRSGSRKGSWGHESPEERRSGRRDFIRSKIYRSQSPHYFRSGRGEGPGKKEDGRDDGKGTGPPSQNSNVGTGRGSEGDCSPEDKNSVTAKLLLEKIQSRKVERKPSVSEEVLATPNKAGLKLKDPPQGYFGPKLPPSLGNKPVLPLIGKLPATRKPTTKKCEESGLERGEEQEQSETEEGPPGSSDAPFGHQFPSEETAGPLSDPPPEEPKSEEATADHPVAPLGTPVHSDCYPGDPTISHNYLPDPSDGDTLESLDSGSQPGPVESSLLPIAPDLEHFPSYAPPSGDPSIESADGAEDASLAPLESQPITFTPEEMEKYSKLQQAAQQHIQQQLLAKQVKAFPASAALAPATPALQPIHIQQPATASATSITTVQHAILQHHAAAAAAAIGIHPHPHPQPLAQVHHIPQPHLTPISLSHLTHSIIPGHPATFLASHPIHIIPASAIHPGPFTFHPVPHAALYPTLLAPRPAAAAATALHLHPLLHPIFSGQDLQHPPSHGT; this comes from the exons GATTATGTTGACAAAGAGAAGGCAATTGCCAAAGCATTGGAAGACCTCAGAGCCAACTTCTACTGTGAACTCTGTGATAAGCAATATCAGAAACATCAGGAATTTGACAACCATATCAACTCCTATGATCATGCACACAAGCAG AGATTGAAAGATCTCAAGCAGAGAGAGTTTGCTCGAAATGTCTCTTCGAGATCCCGCAAAgatgagaagaaacaggaaaaagccCTTCGGCGGCTCCATGAATtggcagagcaaaggaaacaagctGAATG TGCACCTGGAAGTGGTCCCATGTTCAGACCAACCACAGTGGCTGTAGATGAAGAAGGTGGAGATGATGATAAAGATGAATCAGCTACAAACAGTGGCACAAGTGCCACTGCCACTTGTGGCCCAGGATCTGAATTCTCCACAGATAAAGGAGGCCCTTTCACTGCAGTACAAATCACTAATACCACTGGACTGACACAGGCCCCTGGGTTAGCTTCCCAAGGCATCAGCTTTGGCATTAAGAATAATGTAGGGACCCCACTGCAAAAATTGGGAGTGTCATTTTCCTTTGCCAAGAAGGCTCCTGTCAAACTCGAGTCAATAGCATCAGTTTTCAAGGACCATGCAGAGGAAGGGACCTCTGAAGATGGATCAAAAGCCGATGAGAAGGGTTCTGATCAAGGACTACAGAAGATGGGAGACTCTGATGGTAGCAGTAATCTTGATGGTAAAAAAGACGATGAAGACCCTCAGGATGGAGGGTCCCTTGCCTCAACATTATCTaagttaaaaagaatgaagcgAGAAGAAGGAGCTGGGGCTGCAGAGCCAGAGTATTACCACTACATTCCCCCAGCACACTGCAAAGTAAAACCAAATTTCCCCTTCCTACTCTTTATGAGAGCCAGTGAACAAATGGAAGGTGATAATAGTATACACCCGAAAAATGCCCTAGAGAGCAAAAAAAGTAGTTCTCCCAAGCCTAAGGGCTGTGTCAAGGTGGCAGTAAGCCAAGGAGCAGAGAAGACAGTTGATGAAGTCTCTGAGCAACAAACAGAAACCAGTGTCACAGAGCCCTCAGAGCCTGGAAGCAAAGCTGAGACAAAGAAGTCCTCAGGAGGGGATGTGAGTGAGCAGGATGTAGAGAGTGCAAGTCAGAAGGTTTCAGAGAACCAAATGTGTGAGTCTAACCCTTCTAAAGAAACTTCTCAGATCACCACAGCAGGGAAAGAAAGCCAGGAGGGACCCAAACATCCTACTGGTCCCTTCTTTCCAGTTTTGAGCAAAGATGAAAGCACTGCCCTCCAGTGGCCATcagaacttttaatttttactaagGCAGAACCCTCCATTTCATACAGTTGTAACCCTTTATACTTTGACTTTAAACTTTCAAGGAACAAAGATGCCAGAGCTAAAGGGACAGAAAAACCAAAGGACATAGGCTCCTCAAAGGACCATCTCCAAGGCCTTGATGCTGGTGAGCCAAATAAAAtcaaggaaggaggagagaatatAGAACATTCCTCGGGAGGCAGAATGGATGCACCTGCTTCAGGGTCTGCCTGTAGCAATCTGAACAAGCAGGAACCTGGGGGTAGCCAGGGGTCAGAGACAGAGGACACAGGGAGGAGCCTTCCTAGCAAGAAAGAACGATCTGGGAAGTCCCACcgacacaaaaagaaaaagaaacacaaaaaatccAACAAACACAAACGGAAACACAAGGCTGACCCAGAAGAGAAAAGCTCTAAGACAGAGTCTGGGGAGAAGTCTAAGAAGCGCAAGAAACGAAAACGAAAGAAGAATAAGTCATCAGCTCCAGCAGATTCTGAACGGGGACCCAAACCAGAGCCCCCTGGGAGTGGTAGCCCTGCACCGCCCAGACGGCGGAGGCGAGCTCAAGATGCTTCCCAGCGGAGACCCCTCCCGGCTGAAGAAGGAAGCAGTGGCAAGAAGGATgaaggtggaggtggtggtgattcCCAGGATCATGGTGGCAGGAAACACAGAGGTGAGCCTCTGACTTCGTCCTGCCAGCGAAGAACTAGCACCAAACGGAGTAGCCGATCCAGCCATCGGAGTCGCCCCAGTAGTGGAGATGAGGACAGTGATGATGCTTCCTCACACCGGCTACACCAGAAATCTCCTTCCCAGTacagtgaggaggaggaagaggaagaagactcAGGCAGTGAGCAGTCCCGTAGCCGCTCCCGGTCAGGCCGGCGCCATTCCTCACATCGTTCCTCCCGGCGTTCTTACTCAAGTAGCTCAGATGCTTCTTCAGATCAGAGCTGCTATAGTAGACAGCGCAGCTACTCTGATGACAGCTACAGTGACTATAGTGATCGATCTCGAAGGCACTCCAAGCGCTCCCATGACTCTGATGACTCTGACTATGCCAGCTCCAAGCACCGGTCCAAACGGCACAAATACTCCTCTTCCGATGATGACTATAGCCTCAGTTGCAGCCAGTCCCGAAGCCGCTCTCGGAGTCACACCAGGGAGCGCTCAAGGTCCCGGGGCCGCAGTCGCAGCAGCAGTTGTAGCCGCAGCCGGAGCAAACGGAGAAGCCGCAGCACCACAGCCCACAGCTGGCAGCGGAGCCGAAGCTACAGCCGTGACCGCAGCCGGAGCACCAGGAGCCCTTCCCAGAGATCGGGTTCCAGGAAGGGATCATGGGGTCATGAAAGCCCAGAGGAGAGGCGTTCTGGTCGTCGAGACTTCATCCGCTCTAAAATCTACCGCTCTCAGTCTCCCCACTATTTCCGATCAGGCCGGGGAGAAGGTCCTGGGAAGAAAGAAGATGGCAGAGATGATGGTAAAGGGACAGGCCCACCCTCCCAGAACAGCAATGTTGGCACAGGAAGGGGGTCCGAAGGTGACTGCAGCCCTGAAGACAAGAATTCCGTCACTGCCAAACTGCTGCTGGAGAAAATCCAGTCAAGGAAGGTAGAGAGGAAACCCAGTGTGAGTGAGGAGGTGCTGGCCACCCCTAATAAAGCTGGGCTCAAACTCAAAGACCCCCCACAAGGTTACTTTGGCCCTAAGCTCCCCCCATCTCTTGGCAATAAGCCTGTCCTTCCACTAATAGGGAAGCTCCCAGCTACCCGAAAACCCACCACCAAGAAATGTGAAGAGTCTGGCTTAGAAAGGGGGGAAGAGCAAGAACAGTCAGAGACAGAAGAAGGGCCTCCAGGGAGTAGCGATGCCCCATTTGGACATCAGTTCCCTTCAGAGGAAACAGCTGGCCCCTTATCAGACCCACCCCCAGAAGAGCCAAAGTCTGAAGAAGCTACTGCTGATCATCCTGTGGCTCCACTAGGCACCCCAGTGCACTCTGACTGCTATCCtggggaccccaccatctcccatAACTACCTCCCTGACCCCAGTGATGGGGACACACTAGAGTCCTTGGATAGTGGCAGTCAGCCAGGCCCTGTGGAATCCAGCTTGCTGCCTATAGCGCCAGACCTTGAGCACTTCCCCAGTTATGCACCTCCCAGTGGGGATCCTAGTATTGAGTCGGCTGATGGGGCTGAGGATGCTTCCCTGGCCCCTCTGGAGAGCCAGCCTATCACCTTCACTCCTGAGGAAATGGAGAAGTACAGCAAGCTCCAGCAAGCCGCACAGCAACACATCCAACAGCAGCTTCTGGCCAAGCAAGTAAAGGCCTTTCCAGCCTctgctgccctggccccagccacTCCAGCCCTGCAACCCATCCACATTCAGCAGCCAGCTACAGCCTCTGCCACCTCGATCACAACTGTTCAGCATGCCATCCTACAGCATCATGCGGCAGCAGCTGCTGCTGCAATTGgaattcacccccaccctcatccccagcCACTTGCCCAAGTACATCATATTCCCCAGCCCCACTTAACCCCCATTTCCTTGTCCCACCTCACTCATTCAATCATCCCTGGCCATCCCGCCACCTTTCTTGCTAGCCATCCCATTCACATCATTCCTGCCTCAGCCATTCATCCTGGGCCCTTCACCTTCCATCCTGTCCCACATGCTGCCCTCTACCCTACCCTGCTTGCTCCACGGCCTGCTGCGGCAGCTGCCACTGCCCTCCACCTTCACCCACTACTTCATCCCATCTTCTCAGGTCAAGACCTGCAGCATCCGCCTAGCCATGGCACATGA
- the GPATCH8 gene encoding G patch domain-containing protein 8 isoform X2, with protein MADRFSRFNEDRDFQGNHFDQYEEGHLEIEQASLDKPIESDNIGHRLLQKHGWKLGQGLGKSLQGRTDPIPIVVKYDVMGMGRMEMELDYAEDATERRRVLEVEKEDTEELRQKYKDYVDKEKAIAKALEDLRANFYCELCDKQYQKHQEFDNHINSYDHAHKQRLKDLKQREFARNVSSRSRKDEKKQEKALRRLHELAEQRKQAECAPGSGPMFRPTTVAVDEEGGDDDKDESATNSGTSATATCGPGSEFSTDKGGPFTAVQITNTTGLTQAPGLASQGISFGIKNNVGTPLQKLGVSFSFAKKAPVKLESIASVFKDHAEEGTSEDGSKADEKGSDQGLQKMGDSDGSSNLDGKKDDEDPQDGGSLASTLSKLKRMKREEGAGAAEPEYYHYIPPAHCKVKPNFPFLLFMRASEQMEGDNSIHPKNALESKKSSSPKPKGCVKVAVSQGAEKTVDEVSEQQTETSVTEPSEPGSKAETKKSSGGDVSEQDVESASQKVSENQMCESNPSKETSQITTAGKESQEGPKHPTGPFFPVLSKDESTALQWPSELLIFTKAEPSISYSCNPLYFDFKLSRNKDARAKGTEKPKDIGSSKDHLQGLDAGEPNKIKEGGENIEHSSGGRMDAPASGSACSNLNKQEPGGSQGSETEDTGRSLPSKKERSGKSHRHKKKKKHKKSNKHKRKHKADPEEKSSKTESGEKSKKRKKRKRKKNKSSAPADSERGPKPEPPGSGSPAPPRRRRRAQDASQRRPLPAEEGSSGKKDEGGGGGDSQDHGGRKHRGEPLTSSCQRRTSTKRSSRSSHRSRPSSGDEDSDDASSHRLHQKSPSQYSEEEEEEEDSGSEQSRSRSRSGRRHSSHRSSRRSYSSSSDASSDQSCYSRQRSYSDDSYSDYSDRSRRHSKRSHDSDDSDYASSKHRSKRHKYSSSDDDYSLSCSQSRSRSRSHTRERSRSRGRSRSSSCSRSRSKRRSRSTTAHSWQRSRSYSRDRSRSTRSPSQRSGSRKGSWGHESPEERRSGRRDFIRSKIYRSQSPHYFRSGRGEGPGKKEDGRDDGKGTGPPSQNSNVGTGRGSEGDCSPEDKNSVTAKLLLEKIQSRKVERKPSVSEEVLATPNKAGLKLKDPPQGYFGPKLPPSLGNKPVLPLIGKLPATRKPTTKKCEESGLERGEEQEQSETEEGPPGSSDAPFGHQFPSEETAGPLSDPPPEEPKSEEATADHPVAPLGTPVHSDCYPGDPTISHNYLPDPSDGDTLESLDSGSQPGPVESSLLPIAPDLEHFPSYAPPSGDPSIESADGAEDASLAPLESQPITFTPEEMEKYSKLQQAAQQHIQQQLLAKQVKAFPASAALAPATPALQPIHIQQPATASATSITTVQHAILQHHAAAAAAAIGIHPHPHPQPLAQVHHIPQPHLTPISLSHLTHSIIPGHPATFLASHPIHIIPASAIHPGPFTFHPVPHAALYPTLLAPRPAAAAATALHLHPLLHPIFSGQDLQHPPSHGT; from the exons GATTATGTTGACAAAGAGAAGGCAATTGCCAAAGCATTGGAAGACCTCAGAGCCAACTTCTACTGTGAACTCTGTGATAAGCAATATCAGAAACATCAGGAATTTGACAACCATATCAACTCCTATGATCATGCACACAAGCAG AGATTGAAAGATCTCAAGCAGAGAGAGTTTGCTCGAAATGTCTCTTCGAGATCCCGCAAAgatgagaagaaacaggaaaaagccCTTCGGCGGCTCCATGAATtggcagagcaaaggaaacaagctGAATG TGCACCTGGAAGTGGTCCCATGTTCAGACCAACCACAGTGGCTGTAGATGAAGAAGGTGGAGATGATGATAAAGATGAATCAGCTACAAACAGTGGCACAAGTGCCACTGCCACTTGTGGCCCAGGATCTGAATTCTCCACAGATAAAGGAGGCCCTTTCACTGCAGTACAAATCACTAATACCACTGGACTGACACAGGCCCCTGGGTTAGCTTCCCAAGGCATCAGCTTTGGCATTAAGAATAATGTAGGGACCCCACTGCAAAAATTGGGAGTGTCATTTTCCTTTGCCAAGAAGGCTCCTGTCAAACTCGAGTCAATAGCATCAGTTTTCAAGGACCATGCAGAGGAAGGGACCTCTGAAGATGGATCAAAAGCCGATGAGAAGGGTTCTGATCAAGGACTACAGAAGATGGGAGACTCTGATGGTAGCAGTAATCTTGATGGTAAAAAAGACGATGAAGACCCTCAGGATGGAGGGTCCCTTGCCTCAACATTATCTaagttaaaaagaatgaagcgAGAAGAAGGAGCTGGGGCTGCAGAGCCAGAGTATTACCACTACATTCCCCCAGCACACTGCAAAGTAAAACCAAATTTCCCCTTCCTACTCTTTATGAGAGCCAGTGAACAAATGGAAGGTGATAATAGTATACACCCGAAAAATGCCCTAGAGAGCAAAAAAAGTAGTTCTCCCAAGCCTAAGGGCTGTGTCAAGGTGGCAGTAAGCCAAGGAGCAGAGAAGACAGTTGATGAAGTCTCTGAGCAACAAACAGAAACCAGTGTCACAGAGCCCTCAGAGCCTGGAAGCAAAGCTGAGACAAAGAAGTCCTCAGGAGGGGATGTGAGTGAGCAGGATGTAGAGAGTGCAAGTCAGAAGGTTTCAGAGAACCAAATGTGTGAGTCTAACCCTTCTAAAGAAACTTCTCAGATCACCACAGCAGGGAAAGAAAGCCAGGAGGGACCCAAACATCCTACTGGTCCCTTCTTTCCAGTTTTGAGCAAAGATGAAAGCACTGCCCTCCAGTGGCCATcagaacttttaatttttactaagGCAGAACCCTCCATTTCATACAGTTGTAACCCTTTATACTTTGACTTTAAACTTTCAAGGAACAAAGATGCCAGAGCTAAAGGGACAGAAAAACCAAAGGACATAGGCTCCTCAAAGGACCATCTCCAAGGCCTTGATGCTGGTGAGCCAAATAAAAtcaaggaaggaggagagaatatAGAACATTCCTCGGGAGGCAGAATGGATGCACCTGCTTCAGGGTCTGCCTGTAGCAATCTGAACAAGCAGGAACCTGGGGGTAGCCAGGGGTCAGAGACAGAGGACACAGGGAGGAGCCTTCCTAGCAAGAAAGAACGATCTGGGAAGTCCCACcgacacaaaaagaaaaagaaacacaaaaaatccAACAAACACAAACGGAAACACAAGGCTGACCCAGAAGAGAAAAGCTCTAAGACAGAGTCTGGGGAGAAGTCTAAGAAGCGCAAGAAACGAAAACGAAAGAAGAATAAGTCATCAGCTCCAGCAGATTCTGAACGGGGACCCAAACCAGAGCCCCCTGGGAGTGGTAGCCCTGCACCGCCCAGACGGCGGAGGCGAGCTCAAGATGCTTCCCAGCGGAGACCCCTCCCGGCTGAAGAAGGAAGCAGTGGCAAGAAGGATgaaggtggaggtggtggtgattcCCAGGATCATGGTGGCAGGAAACACAGAGGTGAGCCTCTGACTTCGTCCTGCCAGCGAAGAACTAGCACCAAACGGAGTAGCCGATCCAGCCATCGGAGTCGCCCCAGTAGTGGAGATGAGGACAGTGATGATGCTTCCTCACACCGGCTACACCAGAAATCTCCTTCCCAGTacagtgaggaggaggaagaggaagaagactcAGGCAGTGAGCAGTCCCGTAGCCGCTCCCGGTCAGGCCGGCGCCATTCCTCACATCGTTCCTCCCGGCGTTCTTACTCAAGTAGCTCAGATGCTTCTTCAGATCAGAGCTGCTATAGTAGACAGCGCAGCTACTCTGATGACAGCTACAGTGACTATAGTGATCGATCTCGAAGGCACTCCAAGCGCTCCCATGACTCTGATGACTCTGACTATGCCAGCTCCAAGCACCGGTCCAAACGGCACAAATACTCCTCTTCCGATGATGACTATAGCCTCAGTTGCAGCCAGTCCCGAAGCCGCTCTCGGAGTCACACCAGGGAGCGCTCAAGGTCCCGGGGCCGCAGTCGCAGCAGCAGTTGTAGCCGCAGCCGGAGCAAACGGAGAAGCCGCAGCACCACAGCCCACAGCTGGCAGCGGAGCCGAAGCTACAGCCGTGACCGCAGCCGGAGCACCAGGAGCCCTTCCCAGAGATCGGGTTCCAGGAAGGGATCATGGGGTCATGAAAGCCCAGAGGAGAGGCGTTCTGGTCGTCGAGACTTCATCCGCTCTAAAATCTACCGCTCTCAGTCTCCCCACTATTTCCGATCAGGCCGGGGAGAAGGTCCTGGGAAGAAAGAAGATGGCAGAGATGATGGTAAAGGGACAGGCCCACCCTCCCAGAACAGCAATGTTGGCACAGGAAGGGGGTCCGAAGGTGACTGCAGCCCTGAAGACAAGAATTCCGTCACTGCCAAACTGCTGCTGGAGAAAATCCAGTCAAGGAAGGTAGAGAGGAAACCCAGTGTGAGTGAGGAGGTGCTGGCCACCCCTAATAAAGCTGGGCTCAAACTCAAAGACCCCCCACAAGGTTACTTTGGCCCTAAGCTCCCCCCATCTCTTGGCAATAAGCCTGTCCTTCCACTAATAGGGAAGCTCCCAGCTACCCGAAAACCCACCACCAAGAAATGTGAAGAGTCTGGCTTAGAAAGGGGGGAAGAGCAAGAACAGTCAGAGACAGAAGAAGGGCCTCCAGGGAGTAGCGATGCCCCATTTGGACATCAGTTCCCTTCAGAGGAAACAGCTGGCCCCTTATCAGACCCACCCCCAGAAGAGCCAAAGTCTGAAGAAGCTACTGCTGATCATCCTGTGGCTCCACTAGGCACCCCAGTGCACTCTGACTGCTATCCtggggaccccaccatctcccatAACTACCTCCCTGACCCCAGTGATGGGGACACACTAGAGTCCTTGGATAGTGGCAGTCAGCCAGGCCCTGTGGAATCCAGCTTGCTGCCTATAGCGCCAGACCTTGAGCACTTCCCCAGTTATGCACCTCCCAGTGGGGATCCTAGTATTGAGTCGGCTGATGGGGCTGAGGATGCTTCCCTGGCCCCTCTGGAGAGCCAGCCTATCACCTTCACTCCTGAGGAAATGGAGAAGTACAGCAAGCTCCAGCAAGCCGCACAGCAACACATCCAACAGCAGCTTCTGGCCAAGCAAGTAAAGGCCTTTCCAGCCTctgctgccctggccccagccacTCCAGCCCTGCAACCCATCCACATTCAGCAGCCAGCTACAGCCTCTGCCACCTCGATCACAACTGTTCAGCATGCCATCCTACAGCATCATGCGGCAGCAGCTGCTGCTGCAATTGgaattcacccccaccctcatccccagcCACTTGCCCAAGTACATCATATTCCCCAGCCCCACTTAACCCCCATTTCCTTGTCCCACCTCACTCATTCAATCATCCCTGGCCATCCCGCCACCTTTCTTGCTAGCCATCCCATTCACATCATTCCTGCCTCAGCCATTCATCCTGGGCCCTTCACCTTCCATCCTGTCCCACATGCTGCCCTCTACCCTACCCTGCTTGCTCCACGGCCTGCTGCGGCAGCTGCCACTGCCCTCCACCTTCACCCACTACTTCATCCCATCTTCTCAGGTCAAGACCTGCAGCATCCGCCTAGCCATGGCACATGA